Proteins encoded in a region of the Haloarchaeobius salinus genome:
- a CDS encoding ABC transporter ATP-binding protein: MSDATGPEATSSVDPRLDPADAALATEGLRRTFGEVTAVDRVSLGVERGELRAIIGPNGAGKTTLFNTVMGTLPPTDGRVYLDGTDVTDRDEHERPHLGLARSFQSNELFEDQTVLENVRVVVQTTRRGAFSFDLFRDHRSVGRDRALELLDTVGLDAPPSTLAKNLSHGDQRRLGIAMALGTDPAVLLLDEPTSGMSPGATTATANLIEEIRDELGLTVVLIEHDMDVVLSISDRISVLNRGSLIATGPPDEIQANDAVQDAYLGGMREEL, encoded by the coding sequence ATGAGCGACGCCACCGGGCCGGAGGCGACCAGCTCCGTCGACCCGAGGCTCGATCCGGCCGACGCCGCGTTGGCGACCGAGGGGCTCCGCCGGACGTTCGGCGAGGTCACCGCGGTCGACCGTGTCTCGCTGGGCGTCGAGCGCGGCGAGCTCCGGGCCATCATCGGTCCGAACGGTGCGGGCAAGACGACGCTGTTCAACACCGTCATGGGGACGCTCCCGCCGACCGACGGCCGGGTGTACCTCGACGGCACGGACGTGACCGACCGCGACGAGCACGAGCGGCCACATCTCGGGCTCGCACGGTCGTTCCAGTCGAACGAGCTGTTCGAGGACCAGACCGTACTGGAGAACGTCCGCGTGGTCGTCCAGACGACCCGGCGGGGCGCGTTCAGCTTCGACCTGTTCCGCGACCACCGCTCGGTGGGGCGGGACCGCGCGCTCGAACTGCTCGACACGGTGGGGCTCGACGCGCCGCCGTCGACGCTCGCGAAGAACCTCTCCCACGGCGACCAGCGCCGGCTCGGTATCGCGATGGCGCTGGGGACCGACCCAGCGGTGCTGTTGCTCGACGAGCCCACGTCCGGGATGAGCCCGGGTGCGACGACGGCGACGGCGAACCTCATCGAGGAGATACGGGACGAGCTCGGGCTGACGGTGGTCCTCATCGAGCACGACATGGACGTCGTGCTCTCCATCTCGGACCGCATCTCGGTGCTGAACCGCGGCTCGCTCATCGCGACCGGGCCACCCGACGAGATACAGGCGAACGACGCGGTACAGGACGCGTACCTCGGCGGTATGCGGGAGGAACTATGA
- a CDS encoding branched-chain amino acid ABC transporter permease — MSTTELTREDLATVSPGWWAVAVLTVVLLALAFAVEPGLFIDQAIGGLVYGMVLVLVTLGLSLILGLMGIVNFAHGAFFMLGAYLSYSVVVTLGLPFWAALILAPLVVGVVGVVLEMTVLRYLYGSDPIVSLLATFGLTMMIEEVIRAYWGTAPLEISRPAVLTRGTDLGVTTVPTYRLFLVGVAVVTILAVYLLISRTDFGLTVRAGVQDGEMTEFVGVNLPVRFTAMFFLGAALAGFAGVLYSAETGMRTTMGETFVILAFVVVVVGGVGSLFGSVVSGILIGVSAYLTPVVLTALAEVTNQPWLALQIRDLVPYLVMILILLYRPRGLFGEEGFLE; from the coding sequence ATGAGTACGACGGAACTCACTCGGGAAGATCTCGCGACGGTCTCGCCGGGTTGGTGGGCTGTGGCGGTCCTGACCGTGGTCCTGCTCGCGCTCGCGTTCGCCGTCGAGCCCGGGCTGTTCATCGACCAGGCCATCGGCGGGCTGGTGTACGGGATGGTGCTCGTGCTCGTCACGCTCGGGCTGTCGCTCATCCTCGGGCTGATGGGCATCGTCAACTTCGCCCACGGCGCGTTCTTCATGCTCGGGGCGTACCTCTCGTACTCGGTCGTCGTCACGCTCGGACTGCCGTTCTGGGCGGCGCTGATACTCGCGCCGCTCGTCGTCGGCGTGGTCGGCGTCGTGCTGGAGATGACCGTGCTGCGGTACCTCTACGGCTCCGACCCCATCGTCAGCCTGCTCGCGACGTTCGGGCTGACGATGATGATCGAGGAGGTCATCCGGGCGTACTGGGGGACCGCGCCGCTCGAGATCTCCCGACCGGCGGTGCTCACGCGCGGGACCGACCTCGGGGTGACGACGGTGCCGACCTACCGGCTGTTCCTGGTGGGTGTGGCGGTCGTCACCATCCTGGCGGTGTACCTGCTCATCTCCCGCACCGACTTCGGGCTCACGGTCAGGGCCGGCGTGCAGGACGGCGAGATGACCGAGTTCGTCGGCGTGAACCTCCCGGTGCGCTTCACCGCGATGTTCTTCCTGGGGGCGGCGCTGGCCGGCTTCGCGGGCGTGCTCTACTCCGCCGAGACGGGGATGCGGACGACGATGGGAGAGACGTTCGTCATCCTCGCGTTCGTGGTCGTCGTCGTCGGTGGCGTCGGGAGCCTGTTCGGGAGCGTGGTGAGCGGCATCCTCATCGGCGTCTCGGCGTACCTCACGCCGGTCGTGCTCACCGCGCTCGCGGAGGTGACGAACCAGCCGTGGCTGGCGCTCCAGATACGTGACCTCGTCCCGTACCTGGTGATGATACTCATCCTGCTGTACCGGCCACGGGGGCTGTTCGGCGAGGAGGGGTTCCTCGAATGA
- a CDS encoding branched-chain amino acid ABC transporter permease, translating to MSGETATGEGSTETLDRARSLLWRYRVPVGLVLVVLLLRPVISHPLLLGYEAIAATILIWMVFVAAFNLLFGYAGLLSFGHAMFLGFGMYAAAIGVSGRAGAPELPFPVAAAIGIAVAATVGYLLGRLTVEKGEIYFAFLTLAVAQAVEFTANRNPLNLTGGSNGVTQNVLPSWVESTRGQLVVVLGGLEVDWYWFVSVVFLVAMLALWQIVRSPFGRSLVAIRENDDLARAMGIDTKRYKVQAFTVSAAFSALAGSVLMVDRYGASQETLSVITSGDTVLMAVLGGVRYFFGPIAGVFVWQFAEEFLNDFEVLHLGVTSVDLSGVLTHWHFFLGALFVVIVVVAPLEGIWGYLRDWARGLYARLKGVAE from the coding sequence ATGAGCGGCGAGACGGCGACCGGCGAGGGATCGACCGAGACGCTCGACCGCGCCCGGTCGCTGCTCTGGCGCTATCGGGTCCCGGTCGGTCTCGTCCTGGTCGTCCTGCTGTTGCGTCCGGTCATCTCGCACCCGCTCCTGCTCGGCTACGAGGCCATCGCGGCGACCATCCTCATCTGGATGGTGTTCGTCGCGGCGTTCAACCTCCTGTTCGGCTACGCGGGACTGCTCTCGTTCGGGCACGCGATGTTCCTCGGCTTCGGGATGTACGCCGCCGCCATCGGGGTCTCCGGTCGGGCCGGCGCACCCGAGCTGCCGTTCCCGGTCGCCGCGGCCATCGGCATCGCGGTCGCCGCGACGGTCGGCTACCTGCTCGGACGGCTCACCGTCGAGAAGGGCGAGATCTACTTCGCATTCCTCACGCTGGCGGTCGCGCAGGCGGTCGAGTTCACCGCGAACCGGAACCCGCTGAACCTGACCGGCGGCTCGAACGGGGTCACGCAGAACGTGCTGCCGTCGTGGGTCGAGTCGACCCGCGGCCAGCTCGTCGTGGTCCTCGGCGGCCTCGAGGTCGACTGGTACTGGTTCGTCTCGGTGGTGTTCCTCGTCGCGATGCTCGCGCTCTGGCAGATCGTCCGCTCGCCGTTCGGGCGGTCGCTCGTCGCCATCCGCGAGAACGACGACCTCGCGCGGGCGATGGGTATCGACACGAAGCGGTACAAGGTGCAGGCGTTCACCGTCAGCGCCGCGTTCTCGGCGCTCGCGGGGTCGGTGCTGATGGTCGACCGGTACGGCGCGTCGCAGGAGACCCTCAGCGTCATCACCAGCGGCGACACCGTCCTGATGGCCGTCCTCGGCGGGGTCCGGTACTTCTTCGGCCCCATCGCGGGCGTGTTCGTCTGGCAGTTCGCCGAGGAGTTCCTGAACGACTTCGAGGTGCTGCACCTCGGGGTCACGAGCGTCGACCTCTCGGGAGTGCTGACGCACTGGCACTTCTTCCTCGGCGCGCTGTTCGTCGTCATCGTCGTGGTCGCCCCGCTGGAGGGCATCTGGGGCTACCTCCGTGACTGGGCACGCGGGCTGTACGCCCGCCTCAAGGGGGTGGCCGAATGA
- a CDS encoding DUF7384 family protein, whose protein sequence is MSAESAARVVADADVLAADVCCGGASRAAMDHVRRHDWVTLVASDHLLDDAETVVAELTDASLAADWRERIEAEREPVDHPATDHPGLASAYRGQAAHLLSFDEGLGSVDAGANLNRRMAVSVRTPDAFARLFDAESLYEAVVGDEYPGPDRDPRA, encoded by the coding sequence ATGAGCGCTGAGTCGGCCGCCCGCGTCGTCGCCGACGCCGACGTGCTCGCCGCCGACGTCTGCTGTGGCGGCGCGAGCCGCGCGGCCATGGACCACGTCCGGCGACACGACTGGGTGACCCTCGTCGCCAGCGACCACCTGCTCGACGACGCCGAGACGGTCGTCGCCGAGCTGACGGACGCGTCGCTGGCGGCGGACTGGCGCGAGCGCATCGAGGCCGAGCGCGAGCCCGTCGACCACCCCGCGACGGACCACCCCGGGCTCGCGTCGGCGTACCGCGGGCAGGCCGCCCACCTCCTCAGCTTCGACGAGGGACTCGGCAGCGTCGACGCCGGGGCGAACCTGAACCGACGGATGGCGGTCAGCGTCCGGACACCGGACGCGTTCGCGCGGCTGTTCGACGCCGAGAGCCTGTACGAGGCCGTCGTCGGTGACGAGTACCCGGGACCGGACCGCGACCCGCGGGCCTGA
- a CDS encoding potassium channel family protein — MKFVIVGYGRVGTRTCRILGEEGHDVVVVDNDPDRVERARHDGFTVVEGDAEDEDVLEEAGIADADAIAALTPDLNANFTACMIGKHNGARTVLRIDEDYREDIYEKYASDVDEVIYPERLGAAGAKTAMLGGDFNVLADVTENLQFSVFEIPEDSQLVGKRVVEVDLPEQARVYAHGPSDGPLTIPLPSTSIEAGDRLAVVVEQTGVDSVRQALTAA, encoded by the coding sequence ATGAAGTTCGTTATCGTGGGATACGGTCGCGTCGGAACGAGAACCTGCCGCATCCTCGGCGAGGAGGGCCACGACGTCGTCGTCGTCGACAACGACCCCGACCGCGTCGAGCGCGCACGCCACGACGGGTTCACCGTCGTCGAGGGCGACGCCGAGGACGAGGACGTCCTGGAGGAGGCCGGCATCGCCGACGCCGACGCCATCGCCGCGCTCACGCCCGACCTGAACGCGAACTTCACCGCCTGCATGATCGGGAAGCACAACGGCGCGCGGACCGTCCTCCGCATCGACGAGGACTACCGCGAGGACATCTACGAGAAGTACGCCAGCGACGTCGACGAGGTCATCTACCCCGAGCGCCTCGGCGCTGCGGGCGCGAAGACGGCGATGCTCGGCGGCGACTTCAACGTCCTCGCGGACGTGACCGAGAACCTCCAGTTCTCCGTCTTCGAGATCCCCGAGGACTCACAGCTCGTCGGCAAGCGCGTCGTCGAGGTCGACCTGCCCGAGCAGGCACGCGTCTACGCCCACGGGCCGAGCGACGGCCCGCTCACGATTCCGCTCCCCTCGACGTCGATCGAGGCCGGTGACCGGCTCGCGGTCGTCGTCGAGCAGACCGGCGTGGATTCGGTCCGGCAGGCGCTCACCGCTGCCTGA
- a CDS encoding dihydrodipicolinate synthase family protein: MEGTGLPLVTPFDETGEIDEPALSDLVDRVTDAGVDFVVPCGSNSEAPLLTATERRRVVEVVADRSDVPVLAGTGQPGYRETLADTEAAAAAGADAALVVTPYYFRHDQAALASYYRGLADESPIPIFLYSVPKYTETPLDPRTVEALSTHPNVGGIKDSSGNLERLQRTVSLTGDADFSVLVGSGSIYAAGLDHGADGGVLALANVVPELASEIYDRHTDGDTDGARDLNRSLVELNRAVTARYGIPGLKAAMRSRSLPAGHVRRPFQPVDDATTTELAELVRAAR; this comes from the coding sequence ATGGAAGGCACCGGACTGCCGCTCGTGACGCCCTTCGACGAGACGGGCGAGATAGACGAACCTGCGCTCTCCGACCTCGTCGACCGGGTCACCGACGCCGGCGTCGACTTCGTCGTCCCGTGCGGGTCGAACAGCGAGGCACCACTGCTCACCGCGACGGAGCGCCGGCGCGTCGTCGAGGTCGTCGCCGACCGGAGCGACGTGCCCGTCCTCGCCGGCACCGGCCAGCCGGGCTACCGCGAGACGCTCGCCGACACCGAGGCCGCCGCCGCGGCCGGTGCCGACGCCGCACTCGTGGTCACTCCCTACTACTTCCGGCACGACCAGGCCGCGCTCGCGTCCTACTACCGCGGGCTCGCAGACGAGAGCCCCATCCCCATATTCCTCTACAGCGTGCCGAAGTACACCGAGACGCCGCTCGACCCGCGAACCGTCGAGGCGCTCTCGACGCACCCGAACGTCGGCGGCATCAAGGACTCGAGCGGGAACCTCGAACGGCTCCAGCGGACCGTCTCCCTCACCGGGGACGCCGACTTCTCCGTGCTCGTCGGGAGCGGGAGCATCTACGCCGCTGGCCTCGACCACGGCGCGGACGGCGGGGTGCTCGCGCTGGCGAACGTCGTCCCCGAACTCGCGAGCGAGATCTACGACCGCCACACCGACGGCGACACCGACGGCGCACGCGACCTGAACCGTTCGCTGGTCGAGCTGAACCGTGCGGTCACCGCTCGCTACGGCATCCCCGGACTGAAGGCCGCGATGCGGTCGCGGTCGCTGCCCGCCGGCCACGTCCGGCGACCGTTCCAGCCGGTCGACGACGCCACCACGACAGAACTCGCCGAACTCGTGCGGGCCGCACGATGA
- a CDS encoding ABC transporter ATP-binding protein — translation MSSEPEAHTTTETTEPTSTLLEVDGLEAGYDTGQVLFDVDLAIDEGELVSLLGRNGAGKTTTMHAIMGADEPAVLGGDVRYRDESIVGWPSHRRANAGIAIVPEKRRCFPRLSVVENVRLAINHAEAPLGLDETLEFFPELDDMRRKEARNMSGGEQQMLAIARALAANPDLMLLDEPFEGLAPYIVRRIEDIVADINAEKGVTVFFVEQNVAAALAIADRHYVLDEGRIVDEVTSDRIREDEEFRQRYLGV, via the coding sequence ATGAGTTCGGAACCCGAGGCACACACGACCACGGAGACGACGGAACCGACCAGCACACTGCTCGAAGTCGACGGCCTCGAGGCCGGCTACGACACCGGACAGGTGCTGTTCGACGTGGACCTCGCCATCGACGAGGGCGAGCTCGTCTCCCTGCTCGGGCGAAACGGCGCGGGGAAGACGACGACGATGCACGCCATCATGGGCGCGGACGAGCCGGCGGTGCTCGGCGGCGACGTCCGCTACCGGGACGAGTCCATCGTCGGCTGGCCGTCCCATCGGCGCGCGAACGCCGGCATCGCCATCGTCCCGGAGAAGCGGCGCTGTTTCCCGCGGCTCTCGGTCGTCGAGAACGTCCGGCTCGCCATCAACCACGCCGAGGCCCCGCTCGGGCTGGACGAGACGCTCGAGTTCTTCCCCGAGCTCGACGACATGCGACGGAAGGAGGCCCGGAACATGAGCGGTGGCGAACAGCAGATGCTCGCCATCGCCCGCGCGCTCGCGGCGAACCCGGACCTGATGCTGCTCGACGAGCCGTTCGAGGGGCTCGCGCCCTACATCGTCCGGCGCATCGAGGACATCGTCGCCGACATCAACGCGGAGAAGGGCGTGACGGTGTTCTTCGTCGAGCAGAACGTCGCGGCCGCCCTCGCCATCGCGGACCGTCACTACGTGCTCGACGAGGGCCGCATCGTCGACGAGGTGACGAGCGACCGCATCCGCGAGGACGAGGAGTTCCGTCAGCGATACCTCGGTGTGTGA
- a CDS encoding LUD domain-containing protein, producing MSSERKQKAAHIRHLLETEGPLIGPKVSSKNRDRYAAAERFEAWDGTRDEARAIKEAAIADLPELIEQLRESVEANGGTVYVADDAADANRYVTELCEEQGAETLVKSKSMTTEELELNDALEAADVDTYETDLGEFVIQLADESPSHIVGPALHKSREEIADLLNATFEPDEPLETAEEMTRFARDYLGERIREADVGVTGANFVFAESGSMALVTNEGNARKCAVTPDTHVAVTGIEKILPSVDEFGPFVDLISKAATGQDISRYVSLFTPPTASPTLDFESDEPIDFGDPTAETDDPDGDRAFHLVLVDNGRTEMREDDQLRETLYCIRCGACSNSCANFQAVGGHGFGGETYSGGIATGWEAGVHGMESAGEFNDLCTGCSRCVDACPVKIDIPWINTVVRDRLNRDADPDTFDHLVDGLSPDEEPSGLALDKRLFGNFERLAKLGSATAPVSNWLADAGPVRAGMERFLGVDRRRDLPRFRRETLVDWFDDRGPRVSSDDADREAVLYPDAYTNYVLVDRGKAAVRALEALDVRVHVPRVRSSGRAPLSQGMISTAEDHAHHVYAGLAEHIDARRDVVVVEPSALAMFEREYERLLAPKSAERLADASYEVMEYVYGMLENGGSPDALATPPEAVAYHSHCQGRTLDLEPYTVAVLEACGATVRTSDVECCGMAGSFGYKEAYYELSMDVGEELADQFADEPVVAASGTSCQEQLDALLGGEVPHAVELIAP from the coding sequence ATGAGCTCCGAACGCAAGCAGAAGGCGGCACACATCCGCCACCTGCTCGAGACGGAGGGACCGCTCATCGGGCCGAAGGTCAGCTCGAAGAACCGCGACCGCTACGCCGCGGCGGAGCGCTTCGAGGCGTGGGATGGTACCCGCGACGAGGCCCGCGCCATCAAGGAGGCGGCCATCGCGGACCTCCCCGAGCTGATCGAGCAGCTCCGCGAGTCCGTCGAGGCGAACGGCGGCACCGTCTACGTCGCCGACGACGCGGCCGACGCCAACCGCTACGTCACCGAGCTCTGCGAGGAGCAGGGCGCGGAGACGCTGGTGAAGTCGAAGTCGATGACGACGGAGGAACTCGAGCTGAACGACGCGCTCGAGGCCGCCGACGTCGACACCTACGAGACGGACCTCGGGGAGTTCGTGATACAGCTCGCCGACGAGTCGCCGAGCCACATCGTCGGGCCGGCGCTGCACAAGTCCCGCGAGGAGATCGCCGACCTGCTGAACGCGACGTTCGAGCCCGACGAACCGCTGGAGACGGCCGAGGAGATGACCCGGTTCGCCCGGGACTACCTCGGCGAGCGGATCCGCGAGGCCGACGTCGGCGTGACGGGCGCGAACTTCGTCTTCGCGGAGTCGGGTTCGATGGCGCTCGTGACCAACGAGGGCAACGCCCGGAAGTGCGCGGTGACGCCGGATACGCACGTTGCCGTCACGGGCATCGAGAAAATCCTGCCCTCCGTCGACGAGTTCGGTCCGTTCGTGGACCTCATCTCGAAGGCGGCGACCGGACAGGACATCTCCAGATACGTCTCCCTGTTCACGCCGCCGACCGCGTCGCCGACGCTCGACTTCGAGTCGGACGAGCCCATCGACTTCGGCGACCCGACCGCCGAAACCGACGACCCCGACGGCGACCGCGCGTTCCACCTCGTCCTGGTCGACAACGGCCGCACCGAGATGCGCGAGGACGACCAGCTCCGGGAGACGCTGTACTGCATCCGATGTGGCGCGTGCTCGAACTCCTGTGCGAACTTCCAGGCCGTCGGCGGCCACGGCTTCGGCGGCGAGACGTACTCCGGGGGCATCGCCACCGGCTGGGAGGCGGGCGTCCACGGTATGGAGAGTGCAGGGGAGTTCAACGACCTCTGCACCGGCTGTTCGCGCTGCGTCGACGCCTGCCCGGTGAAGATCGACATCCCGTGGATCAACACGGTCGTCCGCGACCGGCTGAACCGCGACGCCGACCCGGACACGTTCGACCACCTGGTCGACGGCCTCTCGCCGGACGAGGAGCCGTCCGGGCTCGCGCTGGACAAGCGCCTGTTCGGGAACTTCGAGCGGCTGGCGAAGCTCGGCAGCGCGACCGCGCCCGTCTCGAACTGGCTGGCCGACGCCGGCCCGGTGCGGGCCGGGATGGAACGCTTCCTCGGCGTCGACCGGCGGCGCGACCTGCCGCGGTTCCGGCGAGAGACGCTCGTCGACTGGTTCGACGACCGGGGGCCGCGTGTCTCGTCGGACGACGCCGACCGCGAAGCCGTCCTCTACCCCGACGCGTACACGAACTACGTGCTGGTCGACCGCGGGAAGGCGGCCGTCCGGGCGCTGGAGGCGCTCGACGTTCGGGTCCACGTGCCCCGCGTCCGGTCCTCCGGGCGCGCACCGCTCTCGCAGGGGATGATCTCGACCGCGGAGGACCACGCCCACCACGTCTACGCCGGGCTGGCCGAGCACATCGACGCCCGGCGCGACGTGGTGGTCGTCGAGCCGTCCGCGCTGGCGATGTTCGAGCGGGAGTACGAGCGCCTGCTGGCCCCGAAGTCGGCCGAGCGGCTCGCCGACGCGAGCTACGAGGTCATGGAGTACGTGTACGGTATGCTGGAGAACGGCGGCTCGCCCGACGCGCTGGCGACTCCGCCCGAGGCCGTCGCCTACCACAGCCACTGCCAGGGCCGCACCCTGGACCTCGAACCGTACACCGTCGCCGTGCTCGAGGCCTGCGGTGCGACGGTCCGCACCTCCGACGTGGAGTGCTGTGGCATGGCCGGGAGCTTCGGCTACAAGGAGGCCTACTACGAGCTGAGCATGGACGTCGGCGAGGAGCTCGCCGACCAGTTCGCCGACGAGCCGGTCGTCGCCGCCAGCGGCACCTCCTGTCAGGAACAGCTCGATGCGCTGCTCGGCGGCGAGGTGCCACACGCCGTCGAGTTGATCGCGCCCTGA
- a CDS encoding ABC transporter substrate-binding protein: MSGNRTPATVDRRTILRAAGAAGIGGLAGCLGGGGGEGGANELTVGFATSTSGPFSVFGQSAIDGAMLAVEDLESELDVSIDVETGDTQLDPQTGVSQLQRMVTEADADFTMGGVSSSAAQAMASWANENEVVYMPTGAHGDGLTGDACGPYTFRPTASNSMLAATIGAEMAEAADSWYLLYSDYAWGQTAQEAVTRILEDQGIEVVGRSATPFPADDYSPYLNEADNSGADGIGMLIAGLDLRKAANQLVSQGMQGDYTLAMHQLEDAVFWGLDRDSAGILDTAGQVWGPAIDTDASVDFCERVAESSETDPYVRHFLGYLSMDQAVRAAVRADSTNADDMRGALEGHEVSSVAADIKGDGAEMYWREGDHQLIQPTYSVEALPVGEMSGDPYKRWFQTVNTFEGDDVARSVSETGCSM; this comes from the coding sequence ATGAGTGGCAATCGCACTCCAGCGACGGTGGACAGGCGCACGATCCTGCGGGCGGCAGGGGCAGCGGGCATCGGCGGGCTCGCTGGCTGTCTCGGTGGCGGTGGCGGCGAGGGAGGGGCGAACGAGCTGACGGTCGGGTTCGCCACGTCGACCTCGGGCCCGTTCTCGGTGTTCGGGCAGTCGGCCATCGACGGGGCGATGCTCGCGGTCGAGGACCTCGAGTCGGAACTCGACGTCAGCATCGACGTCGAGACCGGTGACACGCAGCTCGACCCACAGACCGGTGTCAGCCAGCTCCAGCGGATGGTCACCGAGGCGGACGCGGACTTCACGATGGGTGGTGTCTCCTCGAGTGCGGCACAGGCGATGGCGTCGTGGGCGAACGAGAACGAAGTCGTCTACATGCCGACGGGTGCACACGGCGACGGGCTGACCGGGGACGCGTGCGGGCCGTACACGTTCCGCCCGACGGCGTCGAACTCGATGCTCGCGGCGACCATCGGCGCGGAGATGGCCGAGGCCGCGGACAGCTGGTACCTCCTGTACTCCGACTACGCGTGGGGACAGACGGCACAGGAGGCGGTGACCCGTATCCTCGAGGACCAGGGCATCGAGGTCGTCGGCCGGTCGGCGACGCCGTTCCCGGCGGACGACTACTCGCCCTACCTGAACGAGGCGGACAACTCCGGGGCGGACGGCATCGGGATGCTCATCGCCGGGCTGGACCTCCGGAAGGCGGCGAACCAGCTGGTCTCCCAGGGGATGCAGGGCGACTACACCCTGGCGATGCACCAGCTGGAGGACGCGGTCTTCTGGGGACTCGACCGCGACTCCGCCGGTATCCTCGACACGGCCGGACAGGTCTGGGGGCCGGCGATCGACACCGACGCGAGCGTCGACTTCTGCGAGCGGGTCGCCGAGAGCTCCGAGACCGACCCGTACGTCCGGCACTTCCTGGGCTACCTCTCGATGGACCAGGCGGTGCGGGCGGCGGTGCGGGCGGACTCGACGAACGCAGACGACATGCGCGGGGCGCTGGAGGGCCACGAGGTCAGCTCCGTCGCCGCCGACATCAAGGGCGACGGGGCGGAGATGTACTGGCGCGAGGGCGACCACCAGCTCATCCAGCCGACCTACAGCGTCGAGGCACTCCCGGTCGGGGAGATGTCCGGCGACCCCTACAAGCGGTGGTTCCAGACCGTCAACACGTTCGAGGGGGACGACGTGGCGCGCTCGGTGTCCGAAACCGGTTGCTCGATGTAA
- a CDS encoding LUD domain-containing protein, with product MTVADDFLDALSALDVSHDRTTLADLEATLADAVDEPAVGVPLHVDADLPDAVATTFTPSELQDAATGVTPARLGIAEYGSVLIRSSAGGDEPVSLSPERHVAVLAAEDVVATGRDAVDWLADEVAAGRGSHVLATGASATADMGGLVEGVHGPNEVHVVLVEDDEEVGDE from the coding sequence GTGACAGTCGCAGACGACTTCCTGGACGCGCTTTCGGCCCTCGACGTGTCCCACGACCGGACGACGCTCGCCGACCTCGAGGCGACACTCGCCGACGCGGTCGACGAGCCGGCGGTCGGCGTCCCGCTGCACGTCGACGCCGACCTGCCCGACGCGGTCGCCACGACGTTCACGCCGAGCGAACTGCAGGACGCTGCGACGGGGGTCACGCCCGCCCGCCTCGGCATCGCGGAGTACGGGAGCGTCCTGATCCGGTCGAGCGCGGGCGGCGACGAGCCGGTGAGTCTCTCCCCCGAGCGCCACGTCGCGGTGCTCGCCGCCGAAGACGTCGTTGCGACGGGCCGCGACGCGGTGGACTGGCTGGCCGACGAGGTCGCCGCCGGCCGGGGCTCGCACGTGCTCGCGACCGGTGCCTCCGCGACCGCCGACATGGGCGGGCTCGTCGAGGGCGTCCACGGCCCGAACGAGGTCCACGTCGTGCTCGTCGAGGACGACGAGGAGGTGGGCGACGAATGA